In a single window of the Zea mays cultivar B73 chromosome 5, Zm-B73-REFERENCE-NAM-5.0, whole genome shotgun sequence genome:
- the LOC100275259 gene encoding uncharacterized protein LOC100275259 precursor, which yields MADWGPVVVGVVLFVLLSPGLLCELPGTHRHVDFGGFHTNGKAIFVHTLVFFAAFTILTLALHIHIYTG from the coding sequence ATGGCGGACTGGGGCCCCGTGGTGGTGGGCGTGGTGCTGTTCGTGCTGCTCTCGCCGGGCCTGCTCTGCGAGCTGCCGGGCACCCACCGCCACGTCGACTTCGGCGGCTTCCACACCAACGGCAAGGCCATCTTCGTCCACACCCTCGTCTTCTTCGCCGCCTTCACCATCCTCACGCTCGCGCTCCACATCCACATCTACACCGGCTAG